The Microcaecilia unicolor chromosome 3, aMicUni1.1, whole genome shotgun sequence nucleotide sequence ttctttcgaaaatgcccctccacatctatttattgttgacatttataccccacacgcCATATAATATTTGAGAGACAAAAACATCGGATTTGAAATAACCCTGGTTTGATGAATAAATATattaaggtttgcctttttatttttgttctgtcataaagaaaattaaaaaaaataatttgatcaAAAGGGTCTAAAGTCAAGTTTGTCCTCACCCTAgacacttttaaagcaggtctaatgcTGGCCATTTTTCTTCCCACTTCTAGGAGTCATTTTGCTATCCATTgtggcagtggtttccaaacctggccctggagggactcctgccagtcagggtttcaagatatccacaacgaatattcatgagatgtaCAAGCAGTGGAGGCaatacatgcaaatttctctcattaatattcattgtggatatcctgaaaacctgactggatgggggtacctctaggaccaggtttggaaaccactgcattATGGCCTAGAGACATTTATCATGTAAGACCACCCATGTCACACCCCTTCTAGGAACATTTTCTTGTAAATGACTAGTGGTCTTGgtaggtttttttcccccctttgttcaatttggacatttttctgctagaaaaacatccatctgcctgtTATGCCATTTCTTggacttttttgaaaatgaacccctaaataacttaaccctccactgccccatgtaagccgcaatgagcctgccatgagtgggaaagcgcggggtacaaatgtaacaacaacaacaataaatcaTCCACATGTTACAGGCATAGTCAGAGGTACTGATTATACATAGGGCTGCAATATTCAgttgctaccgtgtttccccgaaaataggacatcctccgaaagtaagacctagtagaggtcttgcttaaatttgaaaatataagacatcccccgaaaataagacctagcaggggaggccttatttttcggggaaacatcggggtcacccccccacccgagatcgccggctccccccctcgatcagcggctccccccgccctcagtcactCCCGGAACCaacctcttaaccgcttcctttcaccttcgcactcgccgcaagcagcagggctggccactccttccttccgtgtcccgccctcgtctgacgttacgttacgtcaggcgagggcgggacacggaaggaaggagtggccagccctgctgcttgcggcgagtgcgaagatgaatggtgaaaggaagcatttaagaggttagttacttccgggagcgactgagggcagggggagccacCGATCGAggaggggagccggcgatctcgggggggggggggggggggagtgaccccgatgtttccccgaaaaataaggcctcccctgaaaataagacctagcaggtcttggggagcaaaatttaatataagacagtgtcttattttcggggaaacacggtatatgtATATCTAAATGGTTTAGTTTGCCCCCATAGTGCCTCTTAAAATTCTtacaattctataagtggatgCCTCCTTTTAAGCACCCCGCTGCTGCACGAGATCTATAACGACAGCCGAGTgcctagattccattacagagtaCGAGTGTAACCCAGCACTGATGTGCCTAACGTTTAGACACCAACCATAGACCTGGTTTAACTGATGTGTAAATGCAGCATGGGCATTCATAACCTATGTTATTCTCTATGTTACGCACATTAAGAGCCTTGCCCATGCTCCATGTGTACATCTCCCTTGCATTTACgtgctatgccacttacacaaacccttacagaatagtgcttaggcttCCATCTATATGCAAAAGTCTACACTTATCTGCGaaactgctagtattctacaaatttATGTGCTTAAATGGCATGTAAATACAGTCGCCTtattacagaattaccctttatCCCCCACATTCTATAAACAGAGACTAAAGTTCTGCCTGAAAATCAGCACACATAGCCAATTTGTGCAtggaacttaattagttaacaagctgatCAGCACCATTAATTGGAAGTTACACACACAGTTCACTAAGCAtattcaacacatggaaacaatcacaaagaaaatacaaatacgtaataagacagaccaaaagatcatactataaaactaaaatagggacagattacaaagacatgaagaaatactaccaactcgtgaacaaactcctagacaccaacttggtcactacatcgaatacagacatcccatctgcagacaaacttgctaagtatttcaatgaaaaaattgcaaacctacgcaacacgctacctcaggacaacactgacatcgaaatcttccttaatgagttggacccaaacactggagaatacccggctgaccgaacctggttaaaattcgcTCTCCTTACAgtcgatgcagttgcacaggcgatcagcaggttctccaacactcactgtaaactagatacctgtcccaactacctagtGAAATCCGCCCCGACCGCTTCattgcagacctcacatcccacctaaactacatgcttcagcaaggtctcttccctaaggaaaatggcaatatcctactcactccgataccaaaagacaccaagaaaaaaacaaatgaaatcactaactaccgtccagtagcatccattccgttgttagtcaaactgatggaaagcatggtagccaaacaacttacagattatatacacaaattctcaatattacacaaatcacagtcaggctttcgcccccttcacagcacagaaacagtactacccACTCTCCTagtcaaattcaagcaggaaatagcaatagtcAAAAAcatcctccaattcaacatgtgtagtgcatttgacatggtaaaccataatatattaataagattactagataagttcgggattggtggaaacatacttagctggatcaagggtttcctaaccacaagaacatatcaagtaaaatcaaactcaaacatatcatcaccgtggaaagcagattgcggagtaccacaaggatcaccgctatcactgatcctcttcaacctaatgatgaccccactagccaagtccttatccaaccaaggccttaaccctttcatctatgcagccAATGTCACAATatgcattccttacaaatctaaactgacagaaatcacaaacaaaatcaagatcagcttgaacatcatggcctcttgggcaaatgcatttcaactaaaactaaacaaagaaaaaacacactatcTCATCCTCCCCTCactattatcaacaccccagattacaccctccctatctcagacagcctgaaaatcctcagcattacaatggaccgcaacttaacaacagagagccaagtgacatccacaacaaagaaaatgttccactcaatgtggaaactcaaacgcatgaaacaattcttcctgaggggaacatttcgcaacctgatacaatcaatggtactaagccatgtagactactgccatggaatttatgcaggatgcaaagaacaaactttaaagaaactttagaccgctcaaaacacagcggctaggcttatcttcggaaaaccgtgatttgaaagtgcaaaacccctttgcgaaaaactacactggctcccaatcaaagaacgcattgctttcaaaatctgtactgtggttcacaaaattatctacggtgaagctccaggatacatgacagacttgatcgacctaccaactagaaacacatccgaatcaacatgaacttacctaaatctgcagtacccaagctgcaaaggactcaaatacaaatcaacttacgcatccagttttttcaacataagcacacaactgtggaacacattaccaaaagccttgaaaactacaaacaaccacctaaacttccggaaaccactaaaaactaacctgtttaaaaaggcataccctaccgatccaacataaatgcctgatctctgcaacacaacaaaactaaagaacgtaatggacataacacaactctttcaTTGTACGATTCTCTAGTGTGGCtgcgccacatgaactttatcttaccacaatatcactttgtatttgtttacaccggagtctgtaacgcctctccggtactatgtaagccacgttgagcctacaaataggtgggaaaatgtaggatataaatgtaacaaataaataaaatagtctataaagtgatgcgcgtAAATTGGACTGCGTGGAATTCAAAAGGCGTCATTGTaataggggcatgggcaggtcgtgAGTGTAATgaaaatttatgcgcattgttacagaataagatGTGTGCAtgtacaccagatttcagttggcgtaaatgtctgcacctaaattttagctgCAGGATGGCTGCTAGATGTATTCTACAAACTATGCCTGTTAGGTGAGGTTTCTACAAAGCGCTAAGCacgttttttttcagtgccaaacttttaggtaccatatatagaatccagccctatatgTACAGTGACACTGAAAATTCACAAATAGGTATATGTTTATAACATACCACTAAACATATAAGTGCTTTTGACTATAATATTTCATAACTGAAATCAGAATTAAAATCAGAGGTTGATAATTATGAATGATGCCGAGTTACCTAACAGAATTATTTTGCTAGTTCAACAAAGGCACTATGCGTATGTCTCTCAGCCAGGAGACTAACACACACAACTGATTCCTGGGAATTAAcctgcaaacatttttttaaatctaatttagacaacaatgaaaaacaaaaccattTTAATATTTTCTAAAACAGTATAACTTGGATCACAACTGTGGAACATAAGAGGATTTTCAGATAAACTACAATGTATATCCAGGAaggtggtttattacaagttccGTTATATGTTTATACTGATTAGAAATATCCAGCGTACTAAGTCCACTCTGTGCCTGTCCTTCTGTGATGTGATCCGATTCAATACTCCCAAGAGCACTAAGGTCAAGGTCAGACAAATTAGAGGGCAAATAGGAGCTGACTTGAGAAGTCCTTACTGATAAACTTTTATCAGATTCACGATCACCATCTTCACACTTGATATCAGGCACTGGGCTCCCCTGAATATTGTTCACCTCATGGGTGGATATATTACATTGTCTGGTTTTGTCCTCTTGTTCTTTCTGCTCACCAGATGGGACATTCTCATTGGATACAATCAGAGCTGCAGACAAACCTTGGTGTTTATCTTTTAACCTGCGGGTTCTATTAGAGGACTGAATTGGAGATGCAGTTGAAGGTACTGGGAGAGGGGCAGAAATGCTGGAAGTTCTCGCACTTTCTCCAGAATTCACTTGCATGCTGGATCCTGAATCACTACCAGATGGATCTTCTTCTGGGCTAACAACTACTGTGTTTGGGAAGCTGTCAAGAGGTTCTGTATGATCGGGACTGGTGACATCATGCGAGTCCCTTGAACCCTCTTGGCTTGCAATAAAATCTTCAGAATATATTTCATCAGGGCTGCTTGGCAAACTGTTTTTTGGATTCTCTTTACAGCCAACTGATCTGAAAGAAGCGAACTTCCCACTGGTGTTAGCATTACCATTCATGGTACTTATGTTCTCACTGGCAATGGCATCACCAACATCACAGTCCTGTGGTGCAGGTTGTGGTCGCAACACTTTACCATTCCTTTCATTTTCTCTGCAATGTTCTGGATCAACTTGGGGTTTTTCCAATGAACTCAAGTTGGCATTATCTTCCTGGGGATTATTACTCACAACATTTTCAACGTGATCATTCAGGCCATGTCCTGTATTATGTTCTTGAGGGAgagattttatttcatttttattttgataGTTCTCTTTATTCACACTGTTTTGTATCAAAGTTTCAATATTCTCATCAAATGATCTATttggataggaaattcttccatTTTCAGATCTATATGACTGTATATGTGTTAAAGAATGCTTAAAGCGTTTCTCTGTTGGCAAGAAGCCTCTATTCCTTCTCTTCTTCAATTTCAACATTTCTTGTTGTTTCTTCCTATACTGCTCTCTGCGTTCATGtacaattagcatatctgggtttttctGCTGTAAGCGCAGTTTTAGTGTATTTGTTAGtccataaaataatttttttgttgaACACCCATGGTCTTTAGTCTCACTGTTCTTCTCAGGTTCTGTAATTTTCTTGGCACCTTTTTGAACATTCTGTGAAAGTGGTGTGGCCAGTTTTAAAACATCTGCAATTTTGTGCTTCGGACTAttagattttttatttttctcagttAACTCTAATTTGTCAGTTTCTGTCTGTAATTTAGACCGGAGTTGGGAGACTCTGGAAATGGAATCCTCGTTGCTAACACTTCTGTATAACCATGCCAGCTGGGGGTGGACTGCAGTATGATCTGCAATCGGATGACTGCTTAACAGAGAGAGTTCTACCAACAAGGCATTGAGCAACGGCAACTGACTTATATTACGTCTCTGATCGGGCGGCGTTGGATGAGGCTGCTGAGACCTCGATTTATGGTGCTCAGTTCTTGCAGTTGACGACTTCCAAAACAGAAACTCTTCTTCCAAAACAGGCTCTTCCATTAGCACCGGCTTTTCTTTGTTCACATATTTGTATTGtacaggcagctctttttttgGCTCCGAGGTGGCCGAGCAGTAGAAGAGAGGTGGAGGACACAACACGTTTGCTTCGATCTCCTGATCAGTCACGCTACCTCGCGCAGAACTGTTGCAGGGCTTTAGCAGGTTTGGTCGCGTCTGGGTGGACACAGAAGCTTTTTTGCAGGGCGATGGAGCCGCCTCTGTCTCTGACACTACCAGCAGCTGCGGCTCCTCTGGTTTTTCCAGAAGCAGAGGCTGTAAGATGGGGACCACATTGTCGCCCTCCACTGCCGCCACGCTAGTGGAGGCTCGCTCTTCCCCGCTCACTAGCTCAAGGCTGCTGCTTGGAGGCAAGTGTGGCAGCAGACTGGCTCCCAGGCATAGCAGCCTGTAAGCGAGCGCTAACCGCCCCACCTCTCGCCCCATGAGGTTACACAAGGCATGAGCCCCTCGGTGCTCGGAAACGCTGGCCAGACTCAAGGGGGCACTGGCAAGCAGGCGCGGCAGGTTTCCGACTCCGAGTTGTAACAGCATGGCGTAGAGCGGCGCGCGGCTTAGGTGCGCGCGCAGCGTCCGCGCGCCCATGCGGAAGACGCACGACTTGCCCCGGCCGAAATGTACACGCAGTAACGGTGTGCGGGGGCTCTTGACGACGTGGGGCGACTCAGGAGGGTAGACGAGCAACGTGGGGAAGTCCAACAGGCGGAAGGCTATGCAGAGCTGCGGTACCGATGACTTTTTTTCATCGTCTGCGTAGCTGGGTCGAACCGACTGCTGCAACTCATGATTGATGCAGACATACTCCACCAGCAGCTCTAGGCAAAAGAGACTCTCTCCGCCCTCAACGTCCGCCGTTTCTTCCTTTTCCATGAGATCCCCCATCGAACGAAGTACTAGCCTCGTAATGCTGCCAGATCCCACAAACTCCCCTCTCCCAAAAGAGAAGAAAGCAAAACTTGTCAGCAGCAATTTGAGACCAACGCACAACAGAGTGGATCAAAACGGCACTATAGCAACTAGTAGTACCGCGATACTCCAGATGCGCGCAAAGGATTCGGGGAAATGTAGTTTAATAATGAGAGGGCATGAATCCAGCAGGTTCTCAATCTAATCTCCTTGATCTGGGTTCTGGGCTAGAGGCAGTGGGCGGAACTTCACGCCACATTGGTCACTCACAGCACAACAATAGCAATCGCAAttgaaaaataataattattttttttgttacatttgtatcccaaattttcc carries:
- the MAP10 gene encoding microtubule-associated protein 10, producing MGDLMEKEETADVEGGESLFCLELLVEYVCINHELQQSVRPSYADDEKKSSVPQLCIAFRLLDFPTLLVYPPESPHVVKSPRTPLLRVHFGRGKSCVFRMGARTLRAHLSRAPLYAMLLQLGVGNLPRLLASAPLSLASVSEHRGAHALCNLMGREVGRLALAYRLLCLGASLLPHLPPSSSLELVSGEERASTSVAAVEGDNVVPILQPLLLEKPEEPQLLVVSETEAAPSPCKKASVSTQTRPNLLKPCNSSARGSVTDQEIEANVLCPPPLFYCSATSEPKKELPVQYKYVNKEKPVLMEEPVLEEEFLFWKSSTARTEHHKSRSQQPHPTPPDQRRNISQLPLLNALLVELSLLSSHPIADHTAVHPQLAWLYRSVSNEDSISRVSQLRSKLQTETDKLELTEKNKKSNSPKHKIADVLKLATPLSQNVQKGAKKITEPEKNSETKDHGCSTKKLFYGLTNTLKLRLQQKNPDMLIVHERREQYRKKQQEMLKLKKRRNRGFLPTEKRFKHSLTHIQSYRSENGRISYPNRSFDENIETLIQNSVNKENYQNKNEIKSLPQEHNTGHGLNDHVENVVSNNPQEDNANLSSLEKPQVDPEHCRENERNGKVLRPQPAPQDCDVGDAIASENISTMNGNANTSGKFASFRSVGCKENPKNSLPSSPDEIYSEDFIASQEGSRDSHDVTSPDHTEPLDSFPNTVVVSPEEDPSGSDSGSSMQVNSGESARTSSISAPLPVPSTASPIQSSNRTRRLKDKHQGLSAALIVSNENVPSGEQKEQEDKTRQCNISTHEVNNIQGSPVPDIKCEDGDRESDKSLSVRTSQVSSYLPSNLSDLDLSALGSIESDHITEGQAQSGLSTLDISNQYKHITELVINHLPGYTL